A genomic stretch from Helianthus annuus cultivar XRQ/B chromosome 1, HanXRQr2.0-SUNRISE, whole genome shotgun sequence includes:
- the LOC110876171 gene encoding uncharacterized protein LOC110876171 isoform X3, with protein MDSQSRATDIWFLKAIVELEDDPKGPSGYIISAMMEYKNTDSWALIYDVQFPYDMGRVLRLRENGGILMGAGYGELKFFDFHAGYFLDSYSRFVVEDAIYIGGYQESLALLDEGRPERDAEQDE; from the exons ATGGATTCACAATCAAG GGCTACTGATATCTGGTTTCTAAAAGCCATTGTTGAACTTGAAGATGACCCCAAAG GTCCAAGTGGCTATATCATAAGTGCTATGATGGAGTATAAGAACACGGACTCATGGGCGTTGATATATGATGTTCAGTTTCCTTATGATATGGGGCGCGTTTTGCGGTTGAGAGAGAATGGAGGGATACTTATGGGAGCTGGATATGGAGAATTGAAGTTCTTTGACTTCCATGCTGGCTATTTTCTTGATTCGTACTCGCGCTTTGTTGTTGAAGATGCGATTTATATTGGTGGATACCAAGAGAGTCTAGCTTTGTTGGATGAAGGGCGTCCAGAGAGGGATGCGGAACAAGATGAATGA
- the LOC110876171 gene encoding uncharacterized protein LOC110876171 isoform X2, whose protein sequence is MTPKVEVYSVKNGVSRAWFPNDLPCNYSTCLDAWSQVFYNGCVHWIICDYAIGGSTASILTFDMSTERFGSIALPKYLVKKPAFYLKLTVVRGCLTVIYTKRPRFSFPGPSGYIISAMMEYKNTDSWALIYDVQFPYDMGRVLRLRENGGILMGAGYGELKFFDFHAGYFLDSYSRFVVEDAIYIGGYQESLALLDEGRPERDAEQDE, encoded by the exons ATGACCCCAAAG GTTGAAGTTTACAGTGTCAAAAATGGCGTTTCAAGAGCGTGGTTTCCTAATGATTTGCCTTGCAACTACTCCACATGCCTGGACGCATGGTCACAAGTGTTTTACAATGGATGCGTGCATTGGATTATCTGCGATTACGCAATCGGGGGGTCAACTGCTTCAATCCTGACATTTGACATGAGTACCGAGCGTTTTGGCTCAATTGCGTTGCCAAAATATTTAGTTAAAAAGCCCGCGTTCTATTTAAAGTTGACTGTAGTCCGAGGATGTTTGACCGTTATATATACTAAGCGTCCTAGGTTTTCGTTTCCAGGTCCAAGTGGCTATATCATAAGTGCTATGATGGAGTATAAGAACACGGACTCATGGGCGTTGATATATGATGTTCAGTTTCCTTATGATATGGGGCGCGTTTTGCGGTTGAGAGAGAATGGAGGGATACTTATGGGAGCTGGATATGGAGAATTGAAGTTCTTTGACTTCCATGCTGGCTATTTTCTTGATTCGTACTCGCGCTTTGTTGTTGAAGATGCGATTTATATTGGTGGATACCAAGAGAGTCTAGCTTTGTTGGATGAAGGGCGTCCAGAGAGGGATGCGGAACAAGATGAATGA
- the LOC110876171 gene encoding F-box/kelch-repeat protein At3g23880 isoform X1, whose translation MSDYIPEELVFDILSRLPSKSLLRFRSVCKSWCSLISSSNFKSAHLKTFNLSNPRNFIRHFDLMVDKEYCSVHFDDEALTMVPDTLIEFPFRFCNYCTLSFLRMIGCVNGVVCLFHGNCDTFEDKIILWNPSIKKQLIVTPAMFNLGHAQYWCLIYGFGYDETTDDFKVLRLAYDFRLFSTPRVEVYSVKNGVSRAWFPNDLPCNYSTCLDAWSQVFYNGCVHWIICDYAIGGSTASILTFDMSTERFGSIALPKYLVKKPAFYLKLTVVRGCLTVIYTKRPRFSFPGPSGYIISAMMEYKNTDSWALIYDVQFPYDMGRVLRLRENGGILMGAGYGELKFFDFHAGYFLDSYSRFVVEDAIYIGGYQESLALLDEGRPERDAEQDE comes from the exons ATGAGTGACTACATCCCTGAGGAATTGGTCTTCGACATCCTTTCAAGACTACCATCAAAATCGCTTCTTCGTTTTCGGTCAGTCTGTAAATCTTGGTGTTCTTTAATTTCCTCTAGTAACTTCAAAAGCGCGCATCTTAAAACTTTCAACCTTTCAAACCCGCGCAATTTTATTCGTCACTTTGATTTGATGGTGGACAAGGAATATTGTagcgtgcattttgatgatgaaGCGTTAACCATGGTTCCCGATACTCTCATTGAATTTCCGTTCCGTTTTTGTAACTACTGCACCCTATCCTTTTTAAGGATGATCGGGTGTGTCAACGGTGTTGTATGTCTCTTTCATGGTAATTGTGACACTTTTGAAGATAAAATCATTCTATGGAACCCTTCAATCAAAAAACAGTTGATTGTAACTCCCGCTATGTTTAACTTGGGCCATGCGCAATATTGGTGTCTTATTTATGGGTTCGGGTATGATGAGACGACTGACGATTTTAAGGTTCTTAGACTGGCTTATGACTTTCGCTTATTCTCTACACCTCGG GTTGAAGTTTACAGTGTCAAAAATGGCGTTTCAAGAGCGTGGTTTCCTAATGATTTGCCTTGCAACTACTCCACATGCCTGGACGCATGGTCACAAGTGTTTTACAATGGATGCGTGCATTGGATTATCTGCGATTACGCAATCGGGGGGTCAACTGCTTCAATCCTGACATTTGACATGAGTACCGAGCGTTTTGGCTCAATTGCGTTGCCAAAATATTTAGTTAAAAAGCCCGCGTTCTATTTAAAGTTGACTGTAGTCCGAGGATGTTTGACCGTTATATATACTAAGCGTCCTAGGTTTTCGTTTCCAGGTCCAAGTGGCTATATCATAAGTGCTATGATGGAGTATAAGAACACGGACTCATGGGCGTTGATATATGATGTTCAGTTTCCTTATGATATGGGGCGCGTTTTGCGGTTGAGAGAGAATGGAGGGATACTTATGGGAGCTGGATATGGAGAATTGAAGTTCTTTGACTTCCATGCTGGCTATTTTCTTGATTCGTACTCGCGCTTTGTTGTTGAAGATGCGATTTATATTGGTGGATACCAAGAGAGTCTAGCTTTGTTGGATGAAGGGCGTCCAGAGAGGGATGCGGAACAAGATGAATGA